The Geothrix sp. genome window below encodes:
- the xseA gene encoding exodeoxyribonuclease VII large subunit has product MNDLAPLSVKRLLEQVKTRLEPAFAAVCVVGEVSNFRGSGKHWYFTLKEEGAALSCAVWAGQQRFLQHKPADGQRVVLKGSLNLYVAGGTITLAVTHCEPAGAGDLQARLRALEADLRAQGLFDRPKRPLPRFPRKLGVVAALGGAALRDVLEVMARRAPAIDILIAPAAAQGERCVPETLLALQEIQDPHWGCEAVLLVRGGGSLEDLWAFNDPALVRAVAVCQIPVITGVGHEIDTTLVDLAADRRAATPSQAAELATPDRAALRAELRRRTEALAAKAAWRLRGLETTLNLLVDHGLQRAEPLAGPGVRLAALGQRLALAHPSRGVDAAGSRLSLLRQRLRHAAARAAREADLPRVREAQRRLAPAIQRGLQRRDHRLAVLAERLHGLDPAGPLQRGFVLALDPEGRPVTTAATLPSGAALRLRWQDGERRATLD; this is encoded by the coding sequence ATGAACGACCTCGCCCCCCTTTCCGTCAAGCGCCTGCTGGAACAGGTGAAGACCCGGCTGGAACCGGCTTTCGCCGCGGTCTGCGTCGTGGGCGAGGTGTCGAACTTCCGGGGCTCGGGGAAGCACTGGTATTTCACGCTGAAAGAAGAAGGCGCGGCGCTGTCCTGCGCGGTCTGGGCCGGGCAGCAGCGCTTTCTCCAGCACAAGCCGGCGGATGGGCAGCGGGTGGTGCTCAAGGGCAGCCTCAACCTCTATGTGGCCGGGGGCACGATCACCCTGGCCGTCACCCACTGCGAGCCCGCGGGCGCGGGCGACCTGCAGGCGCGGCTGCGGGCGCTGGAGGCGGACCTCCGCGCCCAGGGACTCTTCGACCGCCCCAAGCGCCCCCTGCCCCGGTTCCCCCGGAAGCTGGGCGTGGTGGCGGCCCTGGGCGGCGCAGCCCTGCGCGATGTGCTGGAGGTCATGGCCCGCCGCGCCCCTGCGATCGACATCCTCATCGCCCCCGCGGCCGCCCAGGGCGAGCGCTGCGTGCCGGAAACCCTATTGGCCCTGCAGGAAATCCAGGATCCCCACTGGGGTTGCGAGGCCGTGCTGCTGGTGCGGGGCGGCGGCAGCCTCGAGGATCTCTGGGCCTTCAACGACCCGGCCCTGGTGCGCGCGGTGGCCGTGTGCCAGATCCCCGTCATCACCGGCGTGGGGCACGAGATCGACACCACGCTGGTGGACCTCGCCGCGGATCGCCGCGCGGCCACGCCCAGTCAGGCTGCGGAGCTGGCCACGCCGGATCGCGCGGCCCTGAGGGCGGAGCTGCGGCGCCGGACCGAGGCCCTGGCCGCCAAGGCCGCCTGGCGCCTGCGGGGCCTGGAGACCACGCTGAACCTGCTGGTTGATCACGGTCTCCAGCGGGCGGAACCGCTGGCAGGGCCGGGAGTCCGCCTGGCTGCCCTGGGTCAGCGGCTGGCCCTGGCCCACCCCAGCCGGGGGGTGGATGCGGCCGGGTCGCGCCTGTCCCTGCTGCGCCAGCGCCTGCGGCACGCCGCCGCCCGCGCCGCCCGGGAGGCGGATCTGCCCCGCGTCCGGGAGGCCCAGCGCCGCCTCGCCCCGGCGATCCAGCGCGGCCTGCAACGCCGGGACCACCGCCTGGCCGTGCTCGCCGAGCGCCTGCACGGCCTGGACCCGGCGGGCCCGCTTCAGCGGGGATTCGTACTGGCCCTCGATCCCGAAGGCCGGCCCGTGACGACGGCCGCCACCCTCCCTTCTGGAGCCGCCCTCCGCCTCCGATGGCAGGATGGCGAACGGCGCGCCACGCTGGACTGA